The proteins below are encoded in one region of Oncorhynchus tshawytscha isolate Ot180627B linkage group LG04, Otsh_v2.0, whole genome shotgun sequence:
- the hspb3 gene encoding heat shock protein beta-3 encodes MDWEEGRTMEGLCITHWVNSPVRHQALFQGRDLDDCVEDHDLFALPGPAFPDPGVVRPDPEVVRPDPGVVKLEGVCDGTTTTQPQRTEPVFQVLLDVSQFRPEDIMIQVFEGWLLIKAQHGARMDEHGFVTRSFTRQDPLPEKLQQAGGLRALLCHDGILVVESKQRTPVRIQHSEEDPY; translated from the coding sequence ATGGATTGGGAGGAAGGCAGAACCATGGAGGGACTGTGTATAACCCACTGGGTGAACAGCCCAGTCCGCCACCAGGCCCTGTTCCAAGGAAGGGACTTGGACGACTGTGTGGAGGACCATGACCTGTTCGCCCTGCCCGGGCCTGCCTTCCCCGACCCTGGGGTAGTGAGGCCCGACCCTGAGGTAGTGAGGCCCGACCCAGGGGTAGTGAAGCTAGAAGGGGTCTGCGACGGTACTACCACAACCCAACCCCAGCGGACTGAGCCTGTTTTCCAGGTGCTTCTGGACGTGTCCCAGTTCAGACCTGAGGATATCATGATTCAGGTGTTTGAAGGATGGCTCTTGATCAAGGCTCAGCATGGAGCCAGAATGGATGAACATGGGTTTGTTACCCGAAGCTTCACCCGCCAGGACCCACTGCCTGAGAAACTACAGCAGGCGGGGGGTCTGAGGGCTCTGCTATGTCATGATGGGATACTGGTGGTGGAATCCAAACAGAGAACACCTGTTAGGATACAACACAGTGAGGAGGACCCCTATTGA